A window from Garra rufa chromosome 14, GarRuf1.0, whole genome shotgun sequence encodes these proteins:
- the chp2 gene encoding calcineurin B homologous protein 2 has protein sequence MGSTNSTLLKIPNVEVLMQETGFSPAHIIRLRDRFKALDKEGRGYLCPQDFGAIKELAMNPIGDRIIGAFFSPGKETVDFHTFVKILAHFRPVDKDRPKEPNSPEPINSRSNKLKFAFQLYDQDKDGKISRDELLKVLRSMLGMQVTEEQLESIADQTIQEADLDRDGAISFEEFRKSLGNVNIDHKMSIRFLR, from the exons ATGGGTTCGACGAACTCCACCCTATTAAAAATCCCAAACGTCGAGGTGTTGATGCAAGAAACTGGCT TCTCGCCTGCCCACATTATTCGTCTTCGTGATCGCTTCAAAGCTCTGGATAAAGAAGGACGAGGTTATCTCTG TCCACAGGATTTTGGAGCTATAAAAGAGTTGGCGATGAACCCCATAGGAGACAGAATAATAGGTGCCTTCTTCTCCCCCGG GAAGGAAACGGTGGACTTCCACACTTTTGTGAAGATCCTGGCTCATTTCCGGCCTGTTGATAAGGACCGACCCAAAGAGCCAAATTCTCCTGAACCCATCAATAGCAGGAGCAACAAACTCAAAT TTGCGTTTCAGTTGTATGACCAAGACAAGGATGGCAAGATTTCCAGAGATGAGCTTTTAAAG GTTCTCCGGTCAATGCTGGGGATGCAGGTGACAGAGGAGCAGCTGGAGAGCATAGCAGATCAGACTATACAGGAAGCAGATCTAGACCGTGATGGCGCAATATCATTTGAGGAGTTTCGTAAG TCTCTGGGGAATGTCAACATTGACCACAAGATGAGCATTCGCTTCTTGCGCTAG
- the cox7a1 gene encoding cytochrome c oxidase subunit 7A1, mitochondrial, with amino-acid sequence MRHLLSIPRLASRAFSTTVRQMKNKVPEKQKVFLEDNGLPVHIKGGTTDVLLYRLTMTITIAGTGFSLYWLLMACLPKSKA; translated from the exons AGTATTCCGCGGCTAGCCTCACGGGCTTTCAGCACAACTGTCCGGCAAATGAAAAACAAGGTGCCTGAGAAACAGAAGGTTTTCCTG GAGGACAATGGTCTGCCAGTACACATTAAAGGAGGCACAACTGATGTCCTTCTGTACCGTTTGACCATGACCATCACAATAGCAG GCACTGGCTTTTCCTTATACTGGTTGCTGATGGCCTGTCTGCCCAAGAGTAAAGCATAA